GAAATTTTATTTTTGATGAACATTGTTAAGGTATTATTTTTTTGCCAGCGGCAAAACCGGCCTCGCAGAGTCCAAACTTTACAAGGTAAAGTATATTGGGCTATACCTTGCATGGAGGTTTTCCGAATTCTGTGCTATGCTCTAACCAAATTTATCTGTTTGGGAATGGAGTGGTGAAATGAGTTATTTAGTGGCTAATATGCAGAAATTAAAAGCTGATAATTTAGTTGGCTTGGGTAATCATGATCAACGCCGAACGCAACATCACAAAAATACTGATATTGACGTTGACCGTTCTGGCTTAAATTATGATTTAGTTGCTGGTCGGACTAACCATTTCAAAACGGATATTGAGGCTTATATTAACGAGCATAAAACCAGTCAGCGAGCGGTCAGAAAAGATGCCGTTTTAGTCAATGAATGGATTATTTCGAGCGATAGTAATTTCTTTGCCGATTTGACGGCGGCTGATACCCGCAAATATTTTGAAACGGCGAAGAATTATTTTGCTGAAAAATTTGGTGAAGAAAATATTCGTTATGCAATTGTTCATCTTGATGAGAGTACGCCACATATGCATATGGGAATTGTGCCCTTTGATGATGAACATAAGTTGTCTGCTAAGCGAGTATTTAATCGCACGGCTTTGCGAGATATTCAAGATCAATTACCGACTTATTTGCAACAGCATGGTTTTAATATTCAACGTGGGGTTCAAGAATCGGAACGTAAAAGTTTAACGGTGCCAGAATATAAAGCTATGCGGGAAGATTTGAAAAAGGCGACGCTTCAAAAACAAGAAATACAAGCTGAACTTGAAGATGCCAGAAAACGCCTTGCTGAACTTAAACCTCGTGATCAGCAAGAAATTGAGAGCAAACCTACTTTTTTAAGCAAGGATAAAGTGGTTGTTAGAAAAAGTGATCTTCATGACTTAGAATCTCGAGCAGCTGTCAGTGATATTTATAATCAACAACAGAACCGTTTAAAACTTGATAATCAAAGCCTAAATTATCAACTGCTTGAAGTTAAAGACAATAATTATGATTTAAGCAAGAAAAATGAGAAGCTCCAAAAATTAGTGGATACGTTACAAGGAATTGTTCGGAGCGTTGACCGGTTCTTACAGTGCAAATTAGGTGTTGGCTTACCAAATGAGTGGCTAGAGCGAGCTGGACTAAAGGAACTATCTAAAAAAGCCCCTCAGAGGCCACAGGAGCGTTCAGAGGGGCAACATGATGAATTAGATGGTCCAAGCCTTTGAATTTGGTCTATGGCTTTAATTTAACCGCTGATGAGTATTGGAGCTGTTTAATGGCCGTCAGTCAACGGTAAATCGAATTAAAGGGACTTACTGCTTTAGCAGTTAGTCCCTTTTTGAGGCTTTAAGGAGTTGATTGACTAACCAAACCCAGACACTGAATTGGCTGAAAGCCAAAGTTTCCTAAACTTTGCTTTCCTGCCTCACGGCGA
This genomic interval from Lactiplantibacillus brownii contains the following:
- the mobV gene encoding MobV family relaxase — protein: MSYLVANMQKLKADNLVGLGNHDQRRTQHHKNTDIDVDRSGLNYDLVAGRTNHFKTDIEAYINEHKTSQRAVRKDAVLVNEWIISSDSNFFADLTAADTRKYFETAKNYFAEKFGEENIRYAIVHLDESTPHMHMGIVPFDDEHKLSAKRVFNRTALRDIQDQLPTYLQQHGFNIQRGVQESERKSLTVPEYKAMREDLKKATLQKQEIQAELEDARKRLAELKPRDQQEIESKPTFLSKDKVVVRKSDLHDLESRAAVSDIYNQQQNRLKLDNQSLNYQLLEVKDNNYDLSKKNEKLQKLVDTLQGIVRSVDRFLQCKLGVGLPNEWLERAGLKELSKKAPQRPQERSEGQHDELDGPSL